The region GCATTATTGATGCGGATATTTACGGGTTTAGTGTACCTGATATGATGGGTGTGGAAGAACGTCCCGCTGTCCGTGGTGAGAAGATTATCCCGGTTGAACGTTTCGGAGTAAAAGTAATTTCCATGGGCTTCTTTGTGGAGGATAATTCGCCGATTATTTGGCGCGGACCAATGCTCGGTAAAATGCTGAACAGCTTTTTCAAGGAAGTGGAATGGGGCGACCTGGACTATTTGCTGCTGGATTTACCGCCGGGAACTGGTGACATTGCCATGGACGTGCATGAGATGCTGCCAACCTGTAAAGAAATAATAGTATCCACGCCGCATCCAACTGCTGCGTTTGTTGCTGCACGTGCAGGACAGATGGCAATCAAAACAGAACACGAAATTTTAGGTGTCGTGGAAAACATGGCATATTTTGAAAGTAAAAAAACAGGCGAGAAAGAATATGTTTTCGGTAAAGGCGGGGGTAAAAAACTTGCAGAAGTACTGAAAACACAGGTGCTCGGACATTTGCCGCTTCAGCAGCCCTACGAAGAAGAGGACGAGTTCGCTCCTTCTGTTTATCAGGAAGACCATCCACTCGGGAAAGAATACCATAAAATAGCTG is a window of Virgibacillus ihumii DNA encoding:
- a CDS encoding Mrp/NBP35 family ATP-binding protein; its protein translation is MLSKEQVKELLDSVNDPFLHRTIGETGGVKEVNIKEEKKHVSVKIGIGKTNTAEQMQLQQEIVGILKKNGASTVGLRFEQLPDEVIRKYQPAAEEAQEKSLLGGGKHPNFIAVSSGKGGVGKSTVTVNLAMSLMRLGKKVGIIDADIYGFSVPDMMGVEERPAVRGEKIIPVERFGVKVISMGFFVEDNSPIIWRGPMLGKMLNSFFKEVEWGDLDYLLLDLPPGTGDIAMDVHEMLPTCKEIIVSTPHPTAAFVAARAGQMAIKTEHEILGVVENMAYFESKKTGEKEYVFGKGGGKKLAEVLKTQVLGHLPLQQPYEEEDEFAPSVYQEDHPLGKEYHKIAAKVIAKVDE